Proteins co-encoded in one Cupriavidus nantongensis genomic window:
- the ftsA gene encoding cell division protein FtsA has translation MSKEYKDLLVGLDIGTSKVAAVVAELRPDGSYEVIGMGQSESKGLKKGVVVNIEATVQSIQKALEEAELMADCKISEVFTGIAGSHIRSFNSSGMVAIKDKEVTQTDVARVIETAKAVNIPTDQQILHILTQEFIIDGQEDVREPIGMSGIRLEVKVHIVTGAVSAAQNIVKCVRRCGLEVHDLILQPLASSLAVLTEDEKELGVVLVDIGGGTTDIAIFSEGAIRHTAVIPIAGDQITNDIAMALRTPTPDAEDIKIQYGIAKQAIADPDDMIEVPGVGDRGTRTLSRQALAAVIEPRIEELYSLVHQVVRESGYEELLSSGVVITGGTAMMPGMVELGEDIFLKPVRVGVPEYRGNLHEVVKSPRYATVMGLLLEGRVQRMRGRKVAVQSGSVKQVWTRMKEWFVGNF, from the coding sequence ATGAGCAAGGAATACAAGGACCTGTTGGTCGGTCTCGATATCGGCACCTCGAAGGTGGCGGCCGTGGTGGCGGAACTGCGCCCCGACGGCAGCTACGAGGTGATCGGGATGGGCCAGTCTGAGTCCAAGGGTCTGAAGAAAGGGGTCGTGGTCAACATCGAGGCCACCGTGCAGTCGATCCAGAAGGCGCTGGAAGAGGCCGAGCTGATGGCCGACTGCAAGATTTCGGAGGTCTTCACCGGCATTGCCGGCAGCCATATCCGCAGCTTCAACTCCAGCGGCATGGTGGCGATCAAGGACAAGGAGGTCACGCAGACCGACGTCGCGCGCGTGATCGAGACCGCCAAGGCGGTCAATATCCCGACCGACCAGCAGATCCTGCACATCCTGACGCAGGAATTCATCATCGACGGCCAGGAAGACGTGCGCGAGCCCATCGGCATGAGCGGCATCCGCCTGGAAGTGAAGGTGCATATCGTCACCGGCGCGGTCAGCGCCGCGCAGAACATCGTCAAGTGCGTGCGCCGCTGCGGGCTCGAGGTGCACGACCTGATCCTGCAGCCGCTGGCGTCGAGCCTGGCGGTGCTGACCGAGGACGAGAAGGAACTGGGCGTGGTGCTGGTCGACATCGGCGGCGGCACCACCGACATCGCCATCTTCAGCGAAGGCGCGATCCGCCATACGGCCGTGATCCCCATCGCCGGCGACCAGATCACCAACGATATCGCGATGGCGCTGCGCACGCCGACGCCGGACGCCGAGGACATCAAGATCCAGTACGGCATCGCCAAGCAGGCGATCGCCGACCCGGACGACATGATCGAGGTGCCGGGCGTGGGCGACCGCGGCACGCGCACGCTCAGCCGCCAGGCGCTGGCCGCGGTGATCGAGCCGCGCATCGAAGAGCTGTACTCGCTGGTGCACCAGGTGGTGCGCGAGTCGGGCTATGAAGAACTGTTGTCGTCGGGCGTGGTCATCACCGGTGGCACCGCAATGATGCCGGGCATGGTCGAGCTGGGCGAGGACATCTTCCTCAAGCCCGTGCGCGTCGGCGTGCCCGAGTATCGCGGCAACCTGCACGAGGTGGTGAAGAGCCCGCGCTACGCGACGGTGATGGGCCTGCTGCTGGAAGGCCGCGTGCAACGCATGCGCGGGCGCAAGGTGGCGGTGCAGAGCGGGTCGGTCAAGCAGGTGTGGACCCGCATGAAGGAATGGTTCGTTGGCAATTTCTGA
- a CDS encoding cell division protein FtsQ/DivIB, which produces MWHNARLLNLIASTLYAVVALMALAAGLLWLAQRPVFAITHVEIGPMDGGALRHVNAPSVRASALGKLTGNFFTLDLNAARQAFESVPWVRRASVRREWPNGLAVEVEEHEALGTWGAPDSGRLINTYGEIFVANTAEAEEDAQLLALDGPPDSEADVIEKLEVMRQWFKPLKAEPLAVALSGRYAWRARLSNGMEVELGREQNDEDRTAMDQRVRRFVAAWPQVTQQWGSQIEYADLRYPNGFAIRAANARFLTEAQIAAAVRAEKAERAAKAKAASAATSAARPGAAATVSGTSNNNPTRLKSKNAEKTR; this is translated from the coding sequence ATGTGGCATAACGCACGCCTGCTCAACCTGATCGCCTCCACGCTGTATGCGGTGGTGGCGCTGATGGCGCTCGCGGCGGGCCTGCTGTGGCTGGCGCAGCGGCCGGTGTTTGCCATCACGCATGTGGAGATCGGCCCGATGGACGGCGGCGCGCTACGCCACGTGAACGCCCCCAGCGTGCGCGCCAGCGCACTGGGCAAGCTGACCGGCAATTTCTTCACGCTCGACCTGAACGCGGCGCGCCAGGCGTTCGAGTCGGTGCCGTGGGTGCGGCGTGCCAGCGTGCGGCGCGAATGGCCCAACGGCCTGGCGGTCGAGGTCGAGGAGCACGAGGCGCTGGGCACCTGGGGCGCGCCCGACAGCGGCCGGCTGATCAACACCTATGGCGAGATCTTTGTCGCCAACACCGCCGAGGCGGAAGAAGACGCGCAGCTGCTGGCGCTGGACGGGCCGCCGGACAGCGAAGCCGACGTGATCGAGAAGCTCGAGGTGATGCGCCAGTGGTTCAAGCCGCTCAAGGCCGAGCCGCTGGCGGTGGCGCTGTCCGGCCGCTACGCCTGGCGCGCGCGCCTGTCCAACGGCATGGAGGTCGAGCTGGGCCGCGAGCAGAACGACGAGGACCGCACCGCGATGGACCAGCGCGTGCGCCGCTTCGTCGCGGCCTGGCCGCAGGTCACGCAGCAATGGGGCAGCCAGATCGAATACGCCGACCTGCGCTATCCCAACGGCTTCGCCATCCGCGCCGCCAACGCGCGCTTCCTGACCGAGGCGCAGATCGCGGCGGCGGTGCGGGCGGAAAAGGCAGAACGAGCGGCCAAGGCGAAGGCGGCGAGCGCGGCGACGAGTGCTGCCAGGCCGGGGGCGGCCGCAACGGTTTCAGGTACATCCAACAACAATCCGACGCGACTGAAGAGCAAGAACGCGGAGAAAACCCGATGA
- a CDS encoding D-alanine--D-alanine ligase: MSFVAHPNIDPKSLGKVGVLLGGRSAEREISLMSGNGVLAALQSRGVDAHGFDPGLQGVAELAAAGFDRVFIALHGRYGEDGTIQGLLEQLGVPYTGSGVLASALAMDKQATKRLWMTHGLATPRFAMLHADTDFDAVAADLGLPLIVKPAREGSSIGLTKVTAADQMRAAFDKAAALDNDVIAETFIDGAELTCPVVGEGETAEALPVIRIVAPEANYDYQNKYFTDDTQYLCPSGLDAEVERQVQALAVQAYRVLGCRGWARADVMLRADGTPFLLEMNTSPGMTGHSLVPMAARAVGISYEDFVLQVVAAATLDLHPNEHWKPE; this comes from the coding sequence ATGAGCTTCGTCGCCCATCCCAATATCGATCCGAAGTCGCTGGGCAAGGTCGGCGTGCTGCTGGGCGGCCGCTCGGCCGAACGCGAGATCTCGCTGATGTCCGGCAACGGCGTGCTGGCCGCGCTGCAGTCGCGCGGCGTCGACGCGCACGGCTTCGACCCCGGCCTGCAGGGCGTGGCCGAGCTGGCGGCGGCCGGTTTCGACCGGGTCTTTATCGCGCTGCACGGCCGCTACGGCGAGGACGGCACCATCCAGGGCCTGCTCGAGCAGCTGGGCGTGCCGTACACCGGCAGCGGCGTGCTGGCGTCGGCGCTGGCGATGGACAAGCAGGCCACCAAGCGCCTGTGGATGACGCACGGCCTGGCCACGCCGCGCTTTGCCATGCTGCATGCCGATACCGATTTTGACGCGGTGGCGGCCGACCTGGGCCTGCCGCTGATCGTCAAGCCGGCGCGCGAGGGCTCGTCGATCGGCCTGACCAAGGTCACCGCCGCCGACCAGATGCGCGCCGCCTTCGACAAGGCCGCGGCGCTGGACAACGACGTCATCGCCGAGACCTTTATCGACGGCGCCGAGCTGACCTGCCCGGTGGTGGGCGAGGGCGAGACCGCCGAAGCGCTGCCGGTGATCCGCATCGTCGCGCCCGAGGCCAACTACGACTATCAAAACAAGTACTTTACTGACGATACCCAGTACTTATGTCCGTCGGGCCTGGATGCCGAAGTCGAACGGCAGGTGCAGGCGCTGGCGGTGCAGGCCTACCGCGTGCTGGGCTGCCGCGGCTGGGCGCGCGCCGACGTGATGCTGCGCGCCGACGGCACGCCCTTCCTGCTCGAGATGAATACCTCGCCCGGCATGACCGGCCATTCGCTGGTGCCGATGGCGGCGCGCGCGGTCGGCATCAGCTATGAGGACTTCGTGCTGCAGGTGGTGGCCGCCGCCACGCTGGACCTGCATCCCAACGAGCATTGGAAACCCGAATAA
- the murC gene encoding UDP-N-acetylmuramate--L-alanine ligase: MKHIVKNIHFVGIGGAGMSGIAEVLLNLGYKVSGSDVGNNAATRRLASLGATVMHGHDAANVSGANAVVVSTAVSGDNPEVLAARSQRIPVVPRAVMLAELMRLKQGVAIAGTHGKTTTTSLVASVLAEGGLDPTFVIGGRLNSAGANARLGTGDFIVAEADESDASFLNLFPVIEVITNIDADHMDTYGHDFARLKQAFIEFTQRLPFYGIAVLCVDDPNVREILPFVSKPVVRYGFAEDAQIRAVDARAVDGQMHFTVLRQLNHHAEPPLEIVLNLPGMHNVQNALAAIAIATELEVPDAAIVKALREFHGVGRRFQRYGEVATPDGAGTFTLVDDYGHHPVEMAATLAAARGAFPGRRLVLAFQPHRFTRTRDCFEDFVKVLGTVDALLLSEVYAAGETPIVAADGRALTRALRVAGKVEPVFVEQMEEMPQAILNAVRPGDVVVTMGAGSIGGVPGQLVSHQQPLQQGSQA, from the coding sequence ATGAAGCATATCGTCAAGAACATCCACTTCGTGGGCATCGGCGGCGCCGGCATGAGCGGCATCGCCGAGGTCCTGCTGAACCTGGGATACAAGGTCTCGGGCTCGGACGTGGGCAACAATGCCGCCACGCGGCGCCTGGCGTCGCTGGGCGCCACCGTCATGCACGGCCACGACGCCGCCAATGTGAGCGGCGCCAACGCGGTGGTGGTGTCGACCGCGGTCAGCGGCGACAACCCCGAAGTGCTGGCCGCGCGCAGCCAGCGCATCCCGGTGGTGCCGCGCGCGGTGATGCTGGCCGAGTTGATGCGGCTCAAGCAGGGCGTGGCCATCGCCGGCACGCACGGCAAGACCACCACCACCAGCCTGGTGGCATCGGTGCTGGCAGAAGGCGGCCTCGATCCGACCTTCGTCATCGGCGGCCGGCTGAACTCGGCCGGCGCCAACGCGCGCCTGGGCACCGGCGATTTCATCGTGGCCGAGGCCGACGAATCGGATGCCTCGTTCCTGAACCTGTTCCCGGTGATCGAGGTCATCACCAATATCGATGCCGATCACATGGACACCTACGGGCACGACTTTGCCCGGCTCAAGCAGGCGTTCATTGAATTCACCCAGCGGCTGCCGTTCTACGGCATCGCGGTGCTGTGCGTGGATGATCCCAACGTGCGCGAGATCCTGCCGTTCGTGTCCAAGCCGGTGGTGCGCTACGGCTTTGCCGAAGACGCGCAGATCCGCGCCGTCGATGCGCGCGCGGTCGACGGCCAGATGCACTTCACCGTGCTGCGCCAGCTGAACCACCACGCCGAGCCGCCGCTGGAGATCGTGCTGAACCTGCCCGGCATGCACAACGTGCAGAACGCGCTGGCGGCGATCGCCATCGCGACCGAGCTGGAAGTGCCCGATGCCGCCATCGTCAAGGCGCTGCGTGAGTTCCACGGCGTCGGCCGCCGCTTCCAGCGCTACGGCGAAGTCGCCACGCCCGATGGCGCCGGCACCTTCACGCTGGTCGACGACTACGGCCACCACCCGGTGGAAATGGCCGCCACGCTGGCCGCGGCGCGCGGTGCCTTCCCCGGGCGCCGCCTGGTGCTGGCGTTCCAGCCGCACCGCTTTACCCGCACGCGCGATTGCTTTGAAGACTTCGTCAAGGTGCTGGGCACGGTCGATGCCCTGCTGCTGTCCGAGGTCTACGCCGCCGGCGAGACTCCGATCGTCGCCGCCGACGGCCGTGCGCTGACCCGCGCGCTGCGCGTGGCGGGCAAGGTCGAACCTGTTTTCGTGGAGCAGATGGAAGAGATGCCGCAGGCCATCCTGAATGCCGTACGGCCCGGCGATGTGGTCGTGACCATGGGCGCGGGCTCCATCGGCGGCGTGCCCGGCCAGCTGGTGTCGCACCAGCAACCGCTGCAGCAAGGGAGCCAGGCATGA
- the murG gene encoding undecaprenyldiphospho-muramoylpentapeptide beta-N-acetylglucosaminyltransferase translates to MTQPRTLLVMAGGTGGHVFPGLAVAQALRAQGWNVVWLGNRTGMEATLVPKHDIPMEFIQFGGLRGKGLVTKFLLPLNLLRAFWQSIAALRRVRPSVVLGMGGYITFPAGMMASLLGRPLVLHEQNSIAGLANKVLARVADRVLCAFPDTLPGGEWTGNPVREELAQLDAPEARYDRREGPLRILVVGGSLGAAALNEVVPKAVALLPQDQRPVVTHQAGAKQIDTLRANYAAAQVPAQTLPFIDDMARAYADADLVICRAGAMTVSEVAAAGVAALFVPFPHAVDDHQTTNAQFLSSQGAALLVQQKDLTAEGLAQTIASLTRPQLKDMARLARGLARPEATRRVAEVCSELARD, encoded by the coding sequence ATGACCCAGCCGCGCACCCTGCTCGTGATGGCCGGCGGCACCGGGGGACATGTGTTCCCCGGGCTGGCGGTTGCGCAGGCGCTGCGCGCGCAGGGCTGGAACGTGGTCTGGCTGGGCAACCGCACCGGCATGGAAGCCACGCTGGTGCCGAAGCACGACATCCCGATGGAATTCATCCAGTTCGGCGGGCTGCGCGGCAAGGGGCTGGTGACCAAGTTCCTGCTGCCGCTGAACCTGCTGCGTGCGTTCTGGCAGAGCATCGCCGCGCTGCGCCGGGTGCGTCCGAGCGTAGTGCTGGGCATGGGCGGCTATATCACCTTCCCGGCCGGCATGATGGCGTCGCTGCTGGGACGGCCGCTGGTGCTGCACGAGCAGAACTCGATCGCCGGGCTGGCCAACAAGGTGCTGGCCCGGGTGGCAGACCGCGTGCTGTGCGCGTTCCCGGACACGCTGCCCGGCGGCGAATGGACCGGCAACCCGGTGCGCGAGGAGCTGGCGCAACTGGACGCCCCCGAGGCGCGCTACGACCGGCGCGAGGGCCCGCTACGGATCCTGGTGGTGGGCGGCAGCCTGGGCGCGGCCGCGCTCAACGAGGTGGTGCCCAAGGCCGTTGCACTGTTGCCGCAGGACCAGCGCCCGGTGGTGACGCACCAGGCGGGCGCCAAGCAGATCGACACGCTGCGCGCCAACTACGCCGCGGCGCAGGTGCCGGCGCAGACGCTGCCGTTCATCGACGACATGGCGCGCGCCTATGCCGATGCCGACCTGGTGATCTGCCGCGCCGGCGCGATGACGGTGTCGGAAGTGGCCGCGGCGGGCGTGGCGGCGCTGTTCGTGCCGTTCCCGCATGCGGTGGACGACCACCAGACCACCAACGCACAGTTTTTATCGAGCCAGGGCGCGGCCCTGCTCGTGCAGCAGAAAGACCTGACGGCCGAGGGCCTGGCGCAGACCATCGCCAGCCTGACCCGGCCGCAGCTGAAAGACATGGCGCGCCTGGCGCGCGGACTGGCCCGGCCCGAGGCAACCCGGCGCGTCGCCGAGGTATGCAGCGAGCTGGCCAGGGACTGA